The Silene latifolia isolate original U9 population chromosome X, ASM4854445v1, whole genome shotgun sequence genome contains the following window.
GCTCCTTCACGGCGTTATTATCCTTACACTTCCAGACGATTTTGGCAAGGCTAAGTCTGCGCGTAACTTGGGTTTAATGAACCAGATGCTACTTCCTGCTCCTAGGTCTGCGTTGGATAGCAGGGCCTTACATGATTTGGTGGATCGTGCAGCTGAGCACTCCTTTGAGGTAAACGGACATTGATTGTTgcaagttctttttttttttttttaacactcTGTTCTGGTGTATCAGTCCTTTCAGATGGCCCTGTATCTGCGGGAGAAGGTGCCTCTCCTGGAAGCAGAAAATGCCAATTTTCAGAAGCTGACGAAAGAAGCCAATGAGGGTAGGCTTAAGATTCAGGCTGATCTAGACAAGTCCCAGAGTCTGCTCCTGGAGGAGGCTGCTCAGAAGCAGAGTTTACAGAATAGTCTTTCTGCTGTTGAAGGGCGGATTTCTGGTGCTGAGAAGAAGGCTGCTGATGCTGAGAAGAAGGCTGCTAATGCTGAGAAGCGTGCCTCAGAAGCTGAGAGAGGTGCCTCATAGGTGGAGAAACGTATTTCAGAGGCTGAGAAACGTGTTTCTGACGCGGAGGCTCGTGTTTCTCAGATCTAGGAGGAGAAGGCTTCTGACGTGCAGGAGTTGAAAGAGACTTTGGCGAATGCTCTGTCCTATGCTGCTTTGGACACGAAGATCAAGTGCATAAAGGCATTCCAGAAGGGAGAGCATTCAGCTTGGGACTTAGGAGAGCAAGAGAGGAAAGCCTTCTTTCTTGCTTTCCCGACTGGTCTGAATCGGATGTCTTTGGCCGGCTTAGTGAAACCTGGTGCTGCTTCCGCTGATGGTCCATATGCTGAGgaagaggtgaattctcctgctccTGACACTCAGGCAGCTGCTTCTGAAGCTGTGGAGCATATTGACATAGATTAGCTTTTCTTTGCATCTGAAAGACTTTTGCTATGTTTAGTTAGTTTCTGGCCCTACTGGGCATAACATTTTATTTTGAACAGTTTATGTATTTTGGTCTGGTTCTGATGCCAGACGTATTTTGCTTTTGCAACTTACGTATTTTCTAGTGGATATTTCTTTGTGTCGTACCGTTTCTGGTGatttgatttgtgcatgcacgtcgtTTGTTTGACCATCGCTGTTAGATtgctggctaaggggtctagtatgcccactcgtccagaggagccaggcttgcgtgggtgctaaggcatcgcgggaggctggttgtcccggttgtacgtgcttagccacggacacacgccttctgtaATGAATACAGGCTCTGCCAGATTAGTTGGCATTTTATTCACTTGGcttatttgaaaaaataaaaggaGTTCTATACTTAAAACATTCAAAGTGGTTTTACAACTTAAAATTTGTTAGAATTAAAATACGAACAAGGCTGTTTTAGAACCAGAAATGTTGAATTCATAAATAACGTTTAGAACCAGAAAAACATTCAGAATCAGAGGATATTCAAATCCAGAAAAATATTTAGGAATAGAAAAATACTTTAGAAgtagaaaaatattttagagcCAGAAAAATATTTGGAGACATAAAAATACTTAGAGACAGAAAAATATTCAGGGCCAGGAAATATGTAAGGCAATATCTAGAACCTGGCTGAGCTGTATCTGGTAGGCTGAGTACCCAGTTGTTGACCATGCTGGTGACTTAAGTGAAATATTTTTTCAAGTGGGTgatattccaggatctgggaaccatttgcccttccaAAGTCATGAGTCGGTAATCTCCATTTCCAACTGCGCTCTCTACTTGGTATGGCCCCTCCCAGTTGTATGCGAATTTTCCTGCTTGCTGGTTCTTGGTATTCTGGAAGACTTTCCTCAGGACCACATCTCCCACCTGCAGGGTTCTTAcctttacattcttgttataGCTTCTAGCCACAGTCTGTCGGTAGGAAACCATCCTGATCTGGGCGCTGGTTCTGAGTTCATCTACCGTGTCCATATTGCTTGTCATTTCTACTTGATTCCTATCTtctgttatgcatccatatctgtgggtTGGGACCCTAACTTCGGATGGGATGACTGCTTCTGCTccgaacaccaggctgaagggagtTTGTCCCGTTGCAACCTTtggtgtggttctgtcagcccagagaaccagagatagctcttctgcccatttgcccccaatctcctctagtttctttttcaagttttcaacgataatcttattgctggattcagcttgtccgtTGGAATGGGGGTTCTTGGGAGTAGATTTCTGCAACGAGatattccacctagcacaaaaagcttCTGTCTTATTTCCAATGAATTGGGACCCATTATCACATATAATCTCAGATAGAATGCCAAACCTACATATGATATTGCAtttaatgaaagatatcaccTGGGTTTCTGTAACCTGGGAGAATGactctgcttctatccatttggagaagtagtccgtcatggcgagcatatAGACTTTGTTTCCTGGTGCTCTGGGTAGTGGTCCCACGATGTCCATCTCCCACTTCATGAAGGGCCGTGGTGAGATAACCTGGTGTAGaggttctgctggctggtggccAACGTGGGCGTGCCTCTGACAAGCGTCGCATCTTTTTGCGAACTCCATggcatctttgcgcattgtgggctagaagtatccctgcctcagtgccttgttggacaggctcctaCCCCCTGCATGATTTCCATATtctccactgtggagagcatgcaaaacagcctgagactcttcccgatccaggcatctgaggtagggtccagcgaGGGATTTCCTGAAAAGAACACcatcaattagtatgaatctggaTGCTCTCGTTCTGAAGCtccttacctcctttttatctgcTGGCAGGATATCATTTTGCAGCCAGTCTATGTATGTTTTCCTCCAGTCTGGAGTATTTTCTTCACTGCTGGTGCTGCACACCACTTATGCTTCCTGCTGAGATTTCAGTGTTGCTGGCTCCAGCAAGTGGACAATTGGTATTGTGGAAATGGTTCCTACTTTGAAGGTTGCCCTCAGGGTGGCTAGTGCGTCTGCTTCTGCATTCTGGTCCCTGgggatttgcttgatgttgaaTGTGACGAATCTGATTTTCAATTCCTTTGCTACGTCTAGGTATGCCATCATCCTGGGATCCCTGGCCTCATAGCAATCATTAACATGGTTAACTATAAGTTTAGAATCACTGCAAACCTGAAGGTGTCTGATTTTCAGATCTAGAGCCAGCTTCAGACCCAGGATCAGtgcctcatattctgcttcgttgtttgtggctttgaattcacatcgtACGGCCTGGACTATGAGATCTCCCCGGGGTGATTTGAGGACCAGTCCTACTCCTGCTCCTTTGGCGTTGGAGATTCCGTCCACATGTAGCTCCCATACTTACTCTCCTTTATCTTCTTCCAGATTCAGAATGTCCTGTTCGCCCTGGGTCTGGAGTGCTGGGCAGAAGTCAGACACAAAGTCTACCAGAGCCTGAGACTTTATGGCCGTACGGGGTTCAAAATTCAAATCGTAACCGCTCAAGTGCACGGACCATTTAGCCATTCTTCCTGACAATTCTGGTTTTCTCATGATAGTTTTAAGAGGATAATTAGTTATCACAGAAATTGTATGAGACTCGAAGTAGGGACGCAATTTATGGGATGCAGTAACTAGTGCAAGGACAAGTTTTTCTAGTgacgtgtacctggtctctgctggaaGCAGAGACTTACTGATGTAATATACTGGATGCTGTGATCCTTCCTGCTCTCGTACTAGTACTACTCGACTGCCGCTTCTGTGGATCGCGGATACGAGGAACAGTGGTTCTCCGGCTCGCCCGACGGAGAGGTGGGGTGCTGAGATAACGCTTCAGCTCCTGAAATGCTTTCTCGTGATCATCCGTCCACTCAAATCTTTGGCTTTTCCTGAGTACATCATAAAATAGTCTGCATCTGTCCgaggatctggatatgaatctgttcaaGGCTGCCACTCTTCCAGTCAGGCGCTGGACGTCTTTCGGTTTCTGTGGTGACTCCAGCTGCATAATTGCTCTGATTTGTTCGGTGCTGGCCTCAATCCCCCTCTGGGTCACCATATACCCCAGAAATTTTCCACAGGATACTCCAAAGCTACACTTCGTAGGATTCAGCTTCATTTGGTATTTTCTGAGGGTATTGAAAGTTTCTGCCAGGTGCTGGTGGTGTTGTGAAGCCTGCTTCGATTTGacgaccatatcgtctatgtatacttccatagtttggcctatttgctctttaaacatcatgtttaccAGCCTCTGATAGGTAGATCCTGCATTTTTCAGTCCAAAAGGCATGACATTATAACAGTAGATACCTCGCTCGGATCTGAATGCTGTCTTTTCCTGGTCactggggtgcatctttatctggttatatccgctctaggcatccaggaatgtcagcatctcgtgccctgcagtggcatccaccatgaCATCTATGTGTGGTAGTGGAAATGGATCCTTTGGGCAAGCTTTATTTAAATCCGTAAAATCGACGcagaccctccacttgccattcttcttcggaaccaccaccacattagacaaccattctggataCTTTACCTCTCGAATTTTTCTTGCAGCAAGCAGGTTATCTACCTCTTTGTTTATGACTTGGTTCCTTTCAGAagaaaattttcttcttttctgctacacaggtttatagcttggatccacacttagcttgtgagttatcacccttgggtctatccctatcatatcaTCATGTTACCAAGCAAAGCAGTCTATGTTAGTTCTCAATAACCGAACGAGTTCTTCACGAATTTTACCTGTACATTCAGATCCAATGAGAACAGTTCGCTCTGGATGCAGCGCGTCCAGGATGACTTCATCCAACTCTGCCTACTGAGGCTCAATGTACTCATCCTGGATGCGCTGGCTCTGTAATTGTTATGCGGGCGAACCGGTTGTTGGCTTTAGAGCCACCTTGTagcaatccttagcttcttcctggtccccacgtatctcttgcaccccccaaggtgttggaaacttcaggcattggtggtacgttgagggaattgctttcatctcgtcgatccagggcctgccaaggatcacattgtaagtagagggtcCATCAATAACCAGATACCTTACCTGTTTGTTTACACCCCCGGCGTAGGTTGGGATGATGATTTCTCCTAGGGAGTGCTTTGTTAAGCCACTGAAACCAACCAAGGGAATTGCCTTCTTTGCTAGATCTTTCTCGGTGAATCCCATTCCTTTGAGTGTCTCCATCATGATCAAGTTGACGGAGCTTCCGACATCCACCAGGATCTTCTTCACCTTGCAATTTCCTTTGGGAAGCGTGATGATTAGGGCATCATGGTGTTGTTCTGGTGCAGACCCTGCGTCTGTTTCGTCAAAGTTGACTGACGGCAGATTCTGGTGGTTAGTCCTGCAGGAGCTTTCCGGTCTGTCTCCTTTAGTTCTGGTTGCATGCCTCTTAGGCTGTTTGAATAGGTCGGCCCACACTTTTGACTCCGATCCACCTGTAATAACATTCACAGTTCTAGTGCAATGAGGAGGAGGGGAGGGCAGAACCTGATCTGCTGAGTTTACTCTAGTTGTGTTTCTGGGTAGGAGATGATCCAGGTTTCCTTGGTCATAgtggaatttgacttcctttatGAGGGAGTGGTATTCATCGGTGTTGTGGGTGTTGCTGCCGTGGAA
Protein-coding sequences here:
- the LOC141618126 gene encoding uncharacterized protein LOC141618126, with the protein product MHPCTTFEELQSKAIAVMRLEEDAAPVRSTYDSDPVSRKAPVEKKSERPKPYNRRVNRVSGNSEGKSEADLPPKVSEYGFTTNLAGLFKALKELGRRVRWPKLPEGNPSSRDTGKKCEFHGSNTHNTDEYHSLIKEVKFHYDQGNLDHLLPRNTTRVNSADQVLPSPPPHCTRTVNVITGGSESKVWADLFKQPKRHATRTKGDRPESSCRTNHQNLPSVNFDETDAGSAPEQHHDALIITLPKGNCKVKKILVDVGSSVNLIMMETLKGMGFTEKDLAKKAIPLVGFSGLTKHSLGEIIIPTYAGGVNKQVRIYLSEAGKHDV